From Paenibacillus sp. PvR098:
CCGCATGCAGGAACGGAGTGATCCCCGTTAAATCGAATAATCTTTGAATTTTCGGCGGAATGTCGTCTACCGTGAAAGGCGCTTCAAGGACGTTACGCGCTTTTAATACCGATACAATCACACCAATACCGGTACTGTCAATATATTGCAGCTGTTTTAGGTTCAACACCAGCCTTCGATTGGTATCCGCGATAAAAGAGTCCAGCGCAGTGCGCAGCTCAGCCACCTTGGATAGGTCAAGCTCCCCTTGTAAATAAACGGTGTTCGCTTTCTCAGTTTTTTGTATATCTACCTGAAACGATTGCGGCCTATTCATCTATGAAAATCCTCCCTCGGCTGTAGCTTGTCATCGTCACCAATTCCAAGCGGCAACCTGTTTATCTGAATGTACTTACCCTCGATCCAACCCTTTGAAACAGCTTGTTGACCCATTTCAAAAAGAAAAACTCCTGATATAGGAGTTGTCCCGCTCAATAATGAGTTAAAAGCTAGCCCTCCTGGGGCGACAGCTTCTTCTTTCGGTTTCGGAATGAGTTCCATAAATCGAGCACAACAGGCAGTGCCTGCATGATTCGAACGACAGCATCGCTGCCCCGCGGGTTATCTTTGGCCACCTTCATATCAATCTGATCGGCTACGGTAGCTGAAGCCTGCTTCAAGGAAGACGTCACCTCCTGAACAGCATCGCCAATATTCTTCACGGAGTAAACAACCGGGTCGATCGAATGCAGCTTATTGCGCACATCCATCGTCACCTCGTTCGTATGACGCAGCAGCTCGGCAGCTTCAGTGCTGATGCCCTGGATTTGCCCTTGAATCTCTTGAATCGTTGTATTCGTCTGGACCAGCAGCTCCGACACGGAGCGAAGCGTCATAATAATAAAAATAACCAAAGCAACAAAAGCCCCAGCAGCAACCGCTACACTAATTGTAATAATCATGTTATCCATATGGCATTCATCCCTCTCTCATTCATATTTAATGGTTGATTGTACTTTTTTACCCTTTCACTGCCTGCTTGAAACGTTGCGCGCCTTAAGGATCTGCTTGTTTCAAATCACGGGCCTAAGGTTAAGGATAGACAGGCAGGCACGGGCAACCGGGTTTTGCCGTTCCGGAGGCAGTTCGAACGAAAAAACCAGGCTGTCCGTACGAAACCGAATATACGAATCCAGGAGGTATGATCTATGGCTAAGGTAATGGAAAGAGAAGCAAAGGAAACGAAACAAGAAAAAAAAGGCAAGGACCTGCAGGCTCTGATCAATCAACAGGTTGCCAACTGGGCGGTTCTTGATATAAAGATTCACCAACATCATTGGTTCGTGAAAGGACCGAATTTTTATCCGCTCCACGCCAAATTCGAGGAGCTATATAATGAAGCTGCGCTAACAATGGATGAGCTCGCTGAGAGGCTGCTTGCCTTAGGAGGCACCCCTGTATCCACGACCAAGGAGATTACGGAACTGGCGTCCGTGAAAGAGCACGCTCCGCTCAAATCGGCGGATGACATGGTACAAAGCCTGTGTGACGATTTCTCGCTGCTGATCGAGGAAACCGGTCAAGCCATGGAAGTCGCGGAGAAGGAAGAAGACGAAGGTACCCACGATATGCTGAACGAACTCCGTACTAAGCTGCAGAAGCACGTATGGATGATGAAGGCGCATTTAGGTAAATAAAATAATGAGTGCTTCTAATGCAACTTGAAGATAGACCGTACTTCGGCGACCTGCGCTGGAGTACGGTTTTTTTGTGACCTCTTCTCCGGAAAATGTCATAAGGAAACAAAACTTGGTGAATACTATCCTCTGCTGGAATGATACCCAATGGAATCCATTCGAGGAGGATAAATCAATATGAAAAAAAAATGGATATCTCTTTGCTTTATCGGCATTTTGACTACCATGCTGACTCTCGCAGGATGCGGACAAAATCCGGCACCCGCCAATGATGGCGGCACGACGGGGAACGCCCCTGCTGCCGGCGGCGGTACGCAAGCAGGCGGAAATGTCAATATCGGCATGGTCACGGATGTAGGAGGTGTGAACGACAATTCTTTTAACCAGAGCGCGTGGACAGGGCTGCAGAAGCTGGAGAAGGATACCGGCGCCAAGGTCAAATATTTACAAAGCAAAAGCGACGCCGATTTTATTCCGAACCTGAATCAGATGGTCAAGAACAACTATAGCCTGACATGGGGAATCGGGGCCATCATCGGAGATGCCATGAAAACCGTAGCAGTACAAAATCCGAACGCTCACCTGGCCATCATTGACAATACTGTGGACGCCCCGAATGTTATATCCGTGACGTTCTCAGAGAATGAGGGCTCCTACTTGGTCGGCGTAGTGGCCGGGCTGATGACCAAAACGAACAAGGTCGGTTTTGTCGGCGGTATGGAGCTTCCTGTAATCAAGCGCTTCGAAGCAGGTTTCAAAGCGGGTGTAGGGGCCGTGAATCCGAGCGCCAAGGTGACGATTAACTATACTGGCGTGTTCGACAAGCCAGATCTGGGTAAAGCGGCTGCAGCCACCATCTATAATGACGGAGCGGATATCATCTTCCATGCCTCGGGCGCAACCGGCAATGGTGTGTTCAACGAGGCCAAGGACCGGGTAAAAAACGGCCAGAAGGTATGGGTCATCGGCGTAGACCAGGACCAGTCCATTGTATTCGGAGATGACGTTACGTTAACCTCCATGGTCAAACGTGTCGATCAGGCCGTATATCAAGTATCCAACGATCTGATCGGCGGCACATTTGAAGGCGGCAAAACAATCGTACTCGGGCTCAAGGATGATGGCGTCGGCCTGCCGGAAACGTCGAGCAAGAACGTGCCGGAGGATGTGCTGAAGAGGGTGGACGAGTACAAGCAAAAAATCGTGAGCGGGGAAATCAAGGTACCGGAAACATGAGCAATCCCATCAAAGTGGAGATGCGTGGTATCACCAAACGTTTTCCTGGCATTGTAGCTAACGATGACATCAGCCTTACGCTGCGTCAAGGGGAGATTCTCGCACTGCTTGGAGAGAACGGAGCCGGAAAATCAACGCTGATGAACATTTTGTTCGGGCTCTATCAGCCCGATGAGGGCAATATTGCTGTAAACGGGGAGCGCGTGACCATCGCTAATCCTAAGACGGCGATCCGCCTCGGTCTGGGTATGGTACACCAGCACTTCAAGCTCGTACAGCCTTTTACCGTAACGGAAAACATTATCCTCGGCCTTGAACCGAGGCAGCGTCTCAGGATCCACTATCGTGAGGCAGAACAGGAGGTTGCGAGGCTATCAGAGCGATACGGCTTTCGCGTCGATCCCCGGGCACGTGTTCAGGATATCTCCGTCGGCATGCAGCAGCGTGTGGAAATTGTGAAGACGCTGTACCGCGGAGCCGACATCTTGATCTTCGACGAGCCGACGGCCGTACTGACGCCGCAGGAGATCCAAGAGCTGATGGACATCATGCGCAGGCTTGTGGCGGAGAACAAATCGATCATTCTCATTACGCATAAGCTGAAGGAGATTATGACGATCGCAGACCGCGTGACGGTCATACGTCGAGGCAAAGTCATGGATACGCTCACCGTGAAGGAGACCAATCCGGACGAGTTAGCCGCCAAAATGGTCGGCCGTCAGGTTTCTTTCCGGCCGGATAAGAAGCCTTCGGCTCCGGGTGCCCCGGTGCTCTCCGTGCAGAATGTGACGGCGACAGGCTCGAACGGTCTGCCTGTGCTCAGCGGACTTTCCCTGGAGGTTCGCACCGGTGAAATTCTCGGACTCGCCGGTGTGGACGGTAACGGACAAAGCGAGCTGATCGAGGCGCTATCTGGGCTTCGCACCGTGGACAGCGGCCGAATTCTGCTCCATGGCAGCAATATCGCGAATAAATCCCCCCGGCAGATTTCGGAAAGCGGCGTTGCGCATATCCCGGAAGATCGTCACAAACGGGGGCTGGTGCTTGATTTCTCCATGAGTGAAAATATGGTTCTGAAGACGTACTACACCTCCGCCTATAATCGCGGAGGCTTTCTCGACTACGGGGCGATCGATAAACAAGCGCAGCGCTTAATTGCAGAGTTCGACGTACGAACGCCGGACACGCATACGCCGGCTCGAGCGCTGTCGGGAGGCAATCAGCAAAAGGCTATCATTGCCCGGGAGGTGGATCAGGACCCGGAGCTGCTGATTGCAGCTCAGCCTACGCGCGGGCTGGATGTCGGGGCGATCGAATTCATCCACAAGCGGCTGCTGGAGCAGCGTGATCAAGGCAAAGCCGTGCTGCTTATTTCACTGGAGCTGGATGAAATTCTCGCCTTATCCGACCGCATCGCAGTCATCTATGAAGGCCGCATCGTCGGCGAGGTTGATCCTGAAGAGACATCCGACAGGGAGCTCGGTCTCATGATGTCCGGCTCCGGCAGATCAGCCGTCGGAGCGGCGTCCTCCCCATCTTCCGGAGGTGAAGATGGTGGCTAATGTCATCCGTATCATGACCAAAGATTCAGCTCTTGTCCCCCTTGTTGCGATTGTCCTCGGACTGCTCGTCGGCGCATTGATTATGCTCACCGGGGGCTACAATCCTATCACTGCTTACACTTCACTAGTCGAAAAAGTCATAGGCGACCCATACAGCATCGGTGAAACCGTCCGCGAAATTACGCCGCTTATTTTCACAGGATTGTCTGTGGCCTTTGCTTTTCGTACCGGTCTGTTCAACATTGGCGGTGAAGGTCAATTCATCATGGGGATGACAGGCGCGACCTTGGTAGGTGTTAAGCTGGACCTGCCTTTCTGGCTGCATGCGCCGCTCGCCATCCTCGCGGGAGCTGTGCTTGGAGGACTATGGGGAGGGATAGCGGGATATTTGAAAGCGAAGCGCGGGGTTAACGAAGTGATCACCACGATTATGCTGAACTGGATCGCTCTGTATCTCGCCAACTATATCATAAGCCGGTATTTACTGCAGCCCGGTCAACAGCGCTCTCATCTGATCCGGGAATCGGCAATGGTCAGCCTGCGCGCCTTGAGCGAAATATTCGGCAATGCCCGGCTTCATTGGGGCATCCTGATCGTTATTCTGGCCGCCGTGGCATTCTATATCATTCTGTGGAAGACCCGTCAAGGCTACGAGCTGCGCGCCGTCGGCCACAGTCCTTATGCCGCGGAATACGCCGGCATGAGCGTGAATGCGAACATCGTCAAAGCGATGTTCATCGGCGGTATGTTCGCAGGGCTTGCCGGCGTTTTCGAAATTCTCGGCGTCTTCCACTATCAAGTGATAGCAGCTGCTTCCCCGGGCTACGGCTTCGACGGCATTGCGGTGGCGCTGCTCGGCGGTAACCATCCGCTCGGCGTCGTTCTGGCAGCCGCGTTATTCGGGACGCTGACATACGGCTCAGCGGGAATGAGTTTCGGTGCCGATGTGCCGCCGGAAATTGTTCGCGTCATTATCGGAACGGTTATCTTCTTCGTTGCTTCACACGGCTTGATCCGCTCCGTGCTTAAGCCGCTGAGAGACAAACGCAAAACCGGGGAGGTGACCTGACCGGCATGGATTTCTTACGTATTCTCGGCGAATTGATGCATACGACACTCGTTTTTTCGACAGCACTGATCTTCACAGCCATGGGCGGTATATTTTCCGAACGGTCCGGAGTCGTCAACATCGGGTTGGAAGGGCTTATGGTCTCGGGGGCTTTCGCTTCAGCAGTGACAGCCTACTATACCGAACAAGCCGGTTTCTACAGCTTGGCGCCTTGGCTTGGCCTGCTCGGCGCGCTGGTCTTTGGCTTGCTGGTCTCTGTCATCCATGCTGTGGCGTCCATCACCTTCAAAGCCAATCAAGTCGTCAGCGGCGTGGTGATTAACTTTCTCGCAGCCGGTTTTACGGTGTACCTTGTAAAAATGTTGTTCGCGGGCTCCGGCCAAACAGAAACCTTGAACGCCGTATTTCACAAGGTGGCCGTCCCTCTGCTTTCGGCGATCCCGCTGCTGGGCTATGCCGTGTTCTACGCTTACCCAACCACATACCTTGCCCTCGTGCTGGTTGTCATCATATGGTACGTGTTGTTCAAGACTCCGTTCGGGCTTCGGCTTCGCGCGGTCGGCGAGCACCCGGGCGCGGCAGACACGCTCGGCGTGAACGTCTCGAGGATTCGCTACATCTGCGTGCTGCTCAGCGGGGCGCTGGCCGGACTCGGAGGAGCGACGATCACACTGACGACGACCAGCAGCTTCTCGCACAATACCATATCCGGCCAAGGCTTCATTGCTCTGGCGGCTATGATTTTCGGCAAATGGCATCCCTTCGGCGCCTTGGCTGCAGCCCTCTTCTTCGGCTTCGCCCAAGCGATCAAAAACTTTGTCCAGCTGTTCGATTGGGCCAAATCCATTCCGATGGAATTTCTCTATATGCTGCCCTACATATTGACCATTCTCGTGCTCGCAGGCGCTGTAGGGCGCGCTTACCCGCCGGCTGCCCTCGGCGAGCCTTACGATCCCGGCAAACGCTGAAGCCTGCCAGAGCTCTCTAATATCAGCAAGATACAGACAACCAGATTACAGTACGAGCGGACTTCCTCCCTAGCCTGCCGATGCCACAGGAGATACGGCGGGCTTTTCTTGAACTGACGGCTGTGAGCTGGCCTTCGATTCGAACGTCCGCGGCAATTAAACGAAAAAGGCGCCGCGCTGCCGGGAAACCCGAACTTAACACCGCACCTTTTTATACTTCTCAACTGTTTTGCTCCAACTGCTTGACCAGCACGATCCGGTCAGAACCCTCTCCTTCGGCTGGCACCAAGGTTACCTCGTCTACCAACGCTTGCATCAGATACAGCCCGAGCGGGGCGCTTTCAAGTGCATTTAAGCTGTCCGCATCACCTTCTGCAGGCCCCTTCCAATCCGTCTGTTCTCCGAAGCTCACAGCTAATCCCTCCGAATCGATATGAACGACGAGCTCTTGGGGGCGAATAGTAAACACGAGCTGCAGACAAGCAGCTCCGATGGCGTTATGGCCATGCTGCACCAGGATATGGTTGCACGCTTCCGTAACCGCCACCTTCAAATCCTCAATCGATTCATAGGTAAATCCCATCCTTACCGCAACTCCATAAAGCGTTAGCCGAACCGTATCCAATTCATCGGGATGCAGGGGTACCCTCAGTATGACTTCCTTCTCTAACAGTCCTGCACTCCCCTTCATACGGCTTCACTCTCTATAGTCAGAAATTTGGATAGACCGGTCATATCGAACAGCCTTTTGATTTTGGCGGGTACGTCCTGTATGATGAGCGCCCCTCCTTTCTCTTTCCTGATTTTCAATACCGCAACAAAAATTCCGATGCCCGTGCTGTCAATGTAGCTTAATTCCCGTAAATTCACCTTAAGCGGCACGCTGTGGTTTGCTGCCAAGGGTTCCACCGCCATACGAAATTCGTTCACCGTTCCAAGGTCG
This genomic window contains:
- a CDS encoding STAS domain-containing protein, encoding MDAKKFQVEVLASTEANVLFLSGELDLGTVNEFRMAVEPLAANHSVPLKVNLRELSYIDSTGIGIFVAVLKIRKEKGGALIIQDVPAKIKRLFDMTGLSKFLTIESEAV
- a CDS encoding ABC transporter permease is translated as MDFLRILGELMHTTLVFSTALIFTAMGGIFSERSGVVNIGLEGLMVSGAFASAVTAYYTEQAGFYSLAPWLGLLGALVFGLLVSVIHAVASITFKANQVVSGVVINFLAAGFTVYLVKMLFAGSGQTETLNAVFHKVAVPLLSAIPLLGYAVFYAYPTTYLALVLVVIIWYVLFKTPFGLRLRAVGEHPGAADTLGVNVSRIRYICVLLSGALAGLGGATITLTTTSSFSHNTISGQGFIALAAMIFGKWHPFGALAAALFFGFAQAIKNFVQLFDWAKSIPMEFLYMLPYILTILVLAGAVGRAYPPAALGEPYDPGKR
- a CDS encoding STAS domain-containing protein, with protein sequence MNRPQSFQVDIQKTEKANTVYLQGELDLSKVAELRTALDSFIADTNRRLVLNLKQLQYIDSTGIGVIVSVLKARNVLEAPFTVDDIPPKIQRLFDLTGITPFLHADEAGEASTGKTINDLKG
- a CDS encoding DNA starvation/stationary phase protection protein codes for the protein MEREAKETKQEKKGKDLQALINQQVANWAVLDIKIHQHHWFVKGPNFYPLHAKFEELYNEAALTMDELAERLLALGGTPVSTTKEITELASVKEHAPLKSADDMVQSLCDDFSLLIEETGQAMEVAEKEEDEGTHDMLNELRTKLQKHVWMMKAHLGK
- a CDS encoding BMP family ABC transporter substrate-binding protein → MKKKWISLCFIGILTTMLTLAGCGQNPAPANDGGTTGNAPAAGGGTQAGGNVNIGMVTDVGGVNDNSFNQSAWTGLQKLEKDTGAKVKYLQSKSDADFIPNLNQMVKNNYSLTWGIGAIIGDAMKTVAVQNPNAHLAIIDNTVDAPNVISVTFSENEGSYLVGVVAGLMTKTNKVGFVGGMELPVIKRFEAGFKAGVGAVNPSAKVTINYTGVFDKPDLGKAAAATIYNDGADIIFHASGATGNGVFNEAKDRVKNGQKVWVIGVDQDQSIVFGDDVTLTSMVKRVDQAVYQVSNDLIGGTFEGGKTIVLGLKDDGVGLPETSSKNVPEDVLKRVDEYKQKIVSGEIKVPET
- a CDS encoding DUF948 domain-containing protein; amino-acid sequence: MDNMIITISVAVAAGAFVALVIFIIMTLRSVSELLVQTNTTIQEIQGQIQGISTEAAELLRHTNEVTMDVRNKLHSIDPVVYSVKNIGDAVQEVTSSLKQASATVADQIDMKVAKDNPRGSDAVVRIMQALPVVLDLWNSFRNRKKKLSPQEG
- a CDS encoding ABC transporter permease translates to MANVIRIMTKDSALVPLVAIVLGLLVGALIMLTGGYNPITAYTSLVEKVIGDPYSIGETVREITPLIFTGLSVAFAFRTGLFNIGGEGQFIMGMTGATLVGVKLDLPFWLHAPLAILAGAVLGGLWGGIAGYLKAKRGVNEVITTIMLNWIALYLANYIISRYLLQPGQQRSHLIRESAMVSLRALSEIFGNARLHWGILIVILAAVAFYIILWKTRQGYELRAVGHSPYAAEYAGMSVNANIVKAMFIGGMFAGLAGVFEILGVFHYQVIAAASPGYGFDGIAVALLGGNHPLGVVLAAALFGTLTYGSAGMSFGADVPPEIVRVIIGTVIFFVASHGLIRSVLKPLRDKRKTGEVT
- a CDS encoding ABC transporter ATP-binding protein, which gives rise to MSNPIKVEMRGITKRFPGIVANDDISLTLRQGEILALLGENGAGKSTLMNILFGLYQPDEGNIAVNGERVTIANPKTAIRLGLGMVHQHFKLVQPFTVTENIILGLEPRQRLRIHYREAEQEVARLSERYGFRVDPRARVQDISVGMQQRVEIVKTLYRGADILIFDEPTAVLTPQEIQELMDIMRRLVAENKSIILITHKLKEIMTIADRVTVIRRGKVMDTLTVKETNPDELAAKMVGRQVSFRPDKKPSAPGAPVLSVQNVTATGSNGLPVLSGLSLEVRTGEILGLAGVDGNGQSELIEALSGLRTVDSGRILLHGSNIANKSPRQISESGVAHIPEDRHKRGLVLDFSMSENMVLKTYYTSAYNRGGFLDYGAIDKQAQRLIAEFDVRTPDTHTPARALSGGNQQKAIIAREVDQDPELLIAAQPTRGLDVGAIEFIHKRLLEQRDQGKAVLLISLELDEILALSDRIAVIYEGRIVGEVDPEETSDRELGLMMSGSGRSAVGAASSPSSGGEDGG
- a CDS encoding ATP-binding protein; translated protein: MKGSAGLLEKEVILRVPLHPDELDTVRLTLYGVAVRMGFTYESIEDLKVAVTEACNHILVQHGHNAIGAACLQLVFTIRPQELVVHIDSEGLAVSFGEQTDWKGPAEGDADSLNALESAPLGLYLMQALVDEVTLVPAEGEGSDRIVLVKQLEQNS